DNA from Rubripirellula lacrimiformis:
CCGCTATAACGAATGGTTGATGAATCGTCTACGAGCCGAACTGCCTCAGCGGATGCAGGAACCGTTGGAGTCACTGTTCGAGACTTTTCGACAGCAGCGGCTCGCTGCAGGAGCCAAACAACTTGATTCCTCCGCTGATGCCCCTTCGGACCGTGGCAAGGATTCGGATTCCGGAGGATTGGATACGTTTTTTGCCTGGTTCTTTCGTGGCGAAGGGCCGGCGAACGTCATCAGCGGCGCGAATATCCAACGCCGGTTTATTCAACGCGGTACCGTGTTGGCAACATTCTTTGCCGACAATTACGTAGCAGATGTTCTTAGGTGCGAACCCGCTGTGGTCGAAACTAAACTCTGCGAATTGCTTGGGTTGACGCCAACATCGCTTCGAGAGGTGCTTCAAAAAGCGGCCGGTAGATTCCTAAGCGGCGCGGCGAAAAAGCAAACTCGCGCCGATCGCTTTGACGCCGTCCAGGCTGCGGCGATTGAATTGCTAAAGGATAAGAAGTGCGATTTCCAAGAGGATGCTCGCGTTGCTTGGCACGAACGTTTTGAACGGCAAATTCACGCCAACCCTGCGGCGCAGGCGTCTGACATCGAAGGATTGCTTGCCGTCGAAACGTTCTTTACCAAGTTGCGTCACAGACCGGAACTTCGAGCTGCTCTGTGGCCTGAGCCAGTTGACGATTGCCCCACAATGCGGTTTCGCAAACGTGAGTGGCGGGGCAGTATGTTTGCATCGGTCGCTCGATTGGGTCACGCGTTTATTGATCTGTACGTCTTAATCGCGGCTCGTTTGGAAAGTCTCGATCAACGATCTCAGCAACGCGGATCCGACGATGACTTGCCGTCCAACACGGACCAAGTGACTGAATACCTCGATCTTCTCGAACAACAGCGGATGACGGATCGGAAAGCTCGGGGCTGGCGAGCATTCGATGAATTGGCCGATGTTGCGGCAAACTTTGACTTGATCGTCGATGTCAACGCTCCAGACATTCGTGACCAGCATGTCGATGATGCGGCACGGGACTTTGGCGTTCTTCTGGGTCGCCAACAGCCTGTAGGCGGGATGTCAGGAAAAGTGAATGAAACGTTGGTCCGTCAATTTCGCATGCCAGGTTATCCGCTGGTACTGTTTTCAACGGATCTGCTGCAAGAGGGTGAAGACCTCCACACGTTCTGTTCGTCAATACATCACTACGGGATATCGTGGACTCCGTCTTCGATGGAGCAACGGATTGGGCGAATTGATCGTGTTCGATCTCATTCGGATCGTCGCCTTTCCGACTTGCAAGTAGATCGGCTTGGCGGCGACGAGAAACTGCAGGTTTTCTTTCCCCACTTAGAAGACACAGTGGAAGTTTTTCAGGTCCATCGAGTGCTGGATCGTATGAACGTGTTCTTGCGGCTTATGCATGAAGGTCTTACTGTCGCCAAAACGGAACAACGAACGATCAATACGAGCGATGAATTTGCAAAATCACGGAAGCCTCCGGAGCAGATTCGGGGTCGATTGAAAACTGCGTTTCCCGTCCAAAAAACACATTTGATCGGAACTCGAGAAACGCTAGCCGCAACCAATCGTATTCAGACACAAATTCACGAACAATTTAAAGAGTTCGCGAGCCATGAGCTTTCGGGCTTGGCCATTCAATGGGAGCCAGTGGTTGCGGCAGGTGTGCTAATGGGGACAGCGAAGCTGAAGCAACGCATTCAGCCTTTTACTCTTGTCCTTGACTCCATCGACCATTTCCCATGCGTCCGGTGCATTAGTCCAGTTGGACGCGTTGATCCCGGATGCGAGATGGAGGCGGTTCTGCAAGCCGCGTCTATCAGTCCGATGAAGATTGGGGCAATCGTTAGTAAAGACGATCGCAGCTACGATTTGACGACCGAAGGTGAAGTGCTTCTGGGCGGCGATGATTCGGTGAATCGAAAGCGGGTGGCAGATCTGATTTCTCGAGTAGTGCATGATGCAGATACGCTTGAGCTGGAGCTTCTGCCGGGACGAGATGAGTCGCTGGACAAGTTTCGAGAAGAACTTCGCAAGGAGGTGTCCCATGACGACTGATTGGGTTCAGATGTCAAAGCCAGCAGACTTCAGCATCGAAGGTAGCCAAGTTGAAGTATCGCTTCGTGACGGTCGTAAGCATCGCGTCGAAGTGATTGAGAAGAACAGCGAACTCGTGCTTCGAGCTTTCGTTGTGAAACAAGCGGTCGTCAACTCGTTGCCTACCTTGCCGTTAACAATTTGGGAGCGGAACAGAAGCGTAACATTGGTCGCGTTCCGCATAGACCGAAAGAACCGATTGATTGCTGAGTGCCGCGTGCCGGCTTCTGGGCTCACGCCGGAAGAGTTTCAGTTCTATCTCCGAACCATTGCGATCGAGGCCGACCGTCTTGAATTCTTGCTGACAGGACGAGACCAAGAGTGACTGTGATAGATGTTTTTTGCCAACACGTACACTATGCTTCCCTCGAAGCGAACCCACAAACGCCAACAATAATGGAATTCTAAAGTTGAACGGACGATCTATACGCATCTTTCTCGTCGACGGTGAAGCATCGGGCCTACTCACGGCCGAAGTAATGAACTGGAGCGGCAAGATGCTGGTTTCGGCTCGAACCAAATTGGCGGAGCTTGCGAAACGAGAAGAGATTACGCGAACAGGCATCTACATTCTGGCCGGACCGGATCCAGAGAATCCGATTGGTGAGGTTGTCTACGTCGGCGAAGGCGACAACGTTTTCAAGCGTCTAGCATCGCATGACAGGGATGAGAAGAAAGAGTTTTGGACACGCTGCGTCGCGGTAATCAGCAAGGACTTAAATCTAACCAAGGCTCACGTTCGATACCTGGAAAGTCGCCTGATCTCGATGGGTTACGCAGCGGGACGAGCAAAGATCCACAATGGAACCGCGCCGCCGCTGCCACCAATGCCGGAAGCAGACGTCGCAGACATGGAAGGGTTTCTCGAGCACATTGAGTTGGTACTACCAGTACTTGGGTTTTCATTTCTGAAGCCGAAGCCTACTGTCAGGCCGACGACGAATGGGAGCGTCGATCCATCTGATGCTTCACCGGTATTTGAGTTCTCCTCAGGCGAAGCAACTGCCAAAGCCCAGGAGATTAACGGTGAATTTGTCGTGTTGAAAGGTTCCACCGCGACCCTTAAGCCGTGGGCGAGTTGGACGAGTTATCGAAATTTGAGGGCGCAGCTAGTGGATGAGAAGAAACTGGTTGAGATCCCTGCCAAAGGGCTGCTGCGATTCACCGAAGACGTCTATCTCACTAGCCCTAGCGCGGGTGCAGCGATCGTCGCCGCCGTCAACACGAACGGTCGGACGGGCTGGAAGACTTGCGACACCCGCCAAACCTACGGCGACTGGCACCAGTCGCAATTTCCAATCGACGACGGCGAATGACTCGTGAGAACCCCTACCGTTCGCCAGCTGACCCCGACCGTCGGATGGACGACTCATTGCCAAGTGAAAAAGCGACGGCAAATTCAAGGGCAGCCGGTCTGTGTGCACTTTGGGCGATCTGCTTGTCCATCACTACTGTCGTGATGGTTCTGTGGGGCCTCCTATCGAGCTGATCAAAGGCAGACTATCTGGCACCCTTCAGGCGACACCGTGGCCGTCCCGGTTCTGAACCGCGACGACTTCGACCGCCAAGCGGACCAAGGTGTCGGATTCCCACATCGCTGATCCCTGACTGCGTTCTTGCCGACGACGGTTCAGCGACGCAACTCCTCATAGAGCGAGAATTTACGTCCCTGCGTCCCTGCGTACCTACGCCGATGAGCTGGGATCTGCTTCTGTACTGCCCGGCATCGCGATGCTGTCACCCAAGTATCATCGGTGACATGAGCGCCACTAATGGGCTATGTAAAGCCTCCGCTTTACGAGGAGGGCAAATGAACCGGAACGTCAGTGGGACTAATCGCTTATCGCAGCGTCAAGCGTGTCAATCTGGTAAACCGCTTGGAAGTGATAGAGGAGCTATTAAAATGGGCAAAAACTTTTCAGCCATTTGGTCCCAGAAACATGCGGCTTGGCTACTTGCACTTGAATAGCTGTTCTATCCCCTATCAGGAAGGATCATTCGACGCTCATGAATCAGAACGCACAACTTCGGGCAGTTGCGGAGTTAGACAAAGCAGAATCAAGACTTCAGATGGCCCTGAACCAGCCAGGATTCAGAGATTTCGTTCGAACAAAATCTGCTGTGCATTTTGAATGGATGAAGGACCATGCCGAGGCTCTATTCGCACTGGAGGCGGAGAACTCGGCAAAAATCACTGATGCAATTAGGGCGGGCGGCAAACGGGCTGTTCACGACCTGCTCAACAATCCTGAAATAGAACAATTTCTGGCGACACAAGTTGGAACGTCGGAGGCTGGAAGCACGGCTGCAGCTCATCCTCTGCGGGATGATTCAGAGAGTGAAGAATTGTTTGCAAGGCTAGTTGACGCTCAACAGGCTGGTGGCATGCAGGCGGTTCATGCCCTCTTCGATAATCCCGAAGTAACGAACACACTGGCACGGTTTAGCAAAGCTAAAAAGGCTAGGGTCGAGCAGGTTGCTGAAGCCTCATCCTGCGAATCAGAAAGCGAAAGGTTCATCGCGACACTCGCTGCAACTCATGAAGAGGGATGCTTGAAGGGATCGGATGTTCTGGATCGCGGAGATGAGTACATAGAGAAGATGAAAGCTCTTGAGTCTGACCCCCGATGGGACATCAAACTTCCGCACGGCGATGAGGACGTTTCTTTGCCGATACGGTGTTTTGCTAGTGCCATCTTCTGGGATTCACGTCGGAAGAATGGCGGCGAAT
Protein-coding regions in this window:
- a CDS encoding GIY-YIG nuclease family protein, whose amino-acid sequence is MNGRSIRIFLVDGEASGLLTAEVMNWSGKMLVSARTKLAELAKREEITRTGIYILAGPDPENPIGEVVYVGEGDNVFKRLASHDRDEKKEFWTRCVAVISKDLNLTKAHVRYLESRLISMGYAAGRAKIHNGTAPPLPPMPEADVADMEGFLEHIELVLPVLGFSFLKPKPTVRPTTNGSVDPSDASPVFEFSSGEATAKAQEINGEFVVLKGSTATLKPWASWTSYRNLRAQLVDEKKLVEIPAKGLLRFTEDVYLTSPSAGAAIVAAVNTNGRTGWKTCDTRQTYGDWHQSQFPIDDGE
- a CDS encoding YbjN domain-containing protein, with amino-acid sequence MTTDWVQMSKPADFSIEGSQVEVSLRDGRKHRVEVIEKNSELVLRAFVVKQAVVNSLPTLPLTIWERNRSVTLVAFRIDRKNRLIAECRVPASGLTPEEFQFYLRTIAIEADRLEFLLTGRDQE
- a CDS encoding DEAD/DEAH box helicase → MLQSHGVAYLADEVGMGKTYVALGALALFRHFNPGFRVLVLAPRGNIQSKWIKEQRNFVANNVRICDMRVKSLHGSPARPLVSCSNLHDLVHEVTADPNRDFFAKMTSFSFPITGKHAVNRERGEKIRDAFRSSVPWLRNEIFDLRSKEAFKDNFAKALCCVLPAFDLVIVDEAHNLKHGYGESVSSRNRLLALAMGHPSAEIDSKLFPGYTSRATRVLFLSATPVEETYQQLWNQLDVFGKAGPYKKLLDKKISDEERKAVASEFLIRRVTSVRIGTDELTKNEYRREWRRGGVASHDEPIRVEDPKQRMVVALVQKKVTELLGHERFNSSFQIGMLASFESFLETAKLKREDDETSNFDDSDQTENAMEKEGVDVNNINRLARSYRSKFHAELPHPKMDALVESLSQCWDTGEKALVFVRRVASVKELKRKLDDRYNEWLMNRLRAELPQRMQEPLESLFETFRQQRLAAGAKQLDSSADAPSDRGKDSDSGGLDTFFAWFFRGEGPANVISGANIQRRFIQRGTVLATFFADNYVADVLRCEPAVVETKLCELLGLTPTSLREVLQKAAGRFLSGAAKKQTRADRFDAVQAAAIELLKDKKCDFQEDARVAWHERFERQIHANPAAQASDIEGLLAVETFFTKLRHRPELRAALWPEPVDDCPTMRFRKREWRGSMFASVARLGHAFIDLYVLIAARLESLDQRSQQRGSDDDLPSNTDQVTEYLDLLEQQRMTDRKARGWRAFDELADVAANFDLIVDVNAPDIRDQHVDDAARDFGVLLGRQQPVGGMSGKVNETLVRQFRMPGYPLVLFSTDLLQEGEDLHTFCSSIHHYGISWTPSSMEQRIGRIDRVRSHSDRRLSDLQVDRLGGDEKLQVFFPHLEDTVEVFQVHRVLDRMNVFLRLMHEGLTVAKTEQRTINTSDEFAKSRKPPEQIRGRLKTAFPVQKTHLIGTRETLAATNRIQTQIHEQFKEFASHELSGLAIQWEPVVAAGVLMGTAKLKQRIQPFTLVLDSIDHFPCVRCISPVGRVDPGCEMEAVLQAASISPMKIGAIVSKDDRSYDLTTEGEVLLGGDDSVNRKRVADLISRVVHDADTLELELLPGRDESLDKFREELRKEVSHDD